One part of the Sphingobacterium sp. LZ7M1 genome encodes these proteins:
- a CDS encoding DUF421 domain-containing protein, with protein MMQENSLYKILFDGASSELLVEIVLRTLIMFLLILIILRISGRRGVRQLTLFEVAIILGLGSAAGDPMFQDDLPILHAILVFLTVILLYKGITWLTAKFSFVNKIMEGDPFVVVRDGEFAVNEENISSFSKMEFFAELRNESIEHLGQVRTAVLETDGSMSIIRFSNENIKFGLPLFPDDYIEIEPLQPEEGPFACMYCGKVMAVVGQNLTCPVCQKKRWTKAINTLTP; from the coding sequence ATGATGCAAGAAAACAGCTTATACAAGATTTTATTTGATGGAGCAAGTTCCGAATTGTTGGTCGAGATTGTTTTGAGGACTTTGATCATGTTCCTGCTGATTTTGATTATCCTTCGTATTTCTGGAAGAAGAGGGGTGAGGCAATTGACATTATTTGAAGTGGCTATTATCTTAGGCTTAGGTTCTGCAGCAGGTGACCCTATGTTTCAGGATGACCTCCCGATATTACACGCTATCCTGGTTTTTCTAACCGTTATTTTGCTTTACAAAGGGATTACCTGGTTGACAGCAAAGTTCAGTTTTGTGAACAAAATCATGGAAGGTGATCCCTTTGTCGTGGTAAGGGATGGCGAATTTGCCGTCAATGAAGAAAATATAAGCAGCTTCTCAAAAATGGAATTCTTCGCAGAGCTGAGGAATGAATCCATCGAACATCTAGGTCAAGTCCGAACAGCAGTTTTAGAAACAGATGGCAGCATGAGTATTATCCGCTTCAGTAATGAAAATATTAAGTTTGGTCTTCCACTTTTTCCAGACGATTATATTGAGATTGAACCGCTCCAGCCCGAAGAAGGTCCATTTGCCTGTATGTACTGTGGCAAGGTGATGGCAGTAGTAGGTCAAAATTTAACTTGCCCGGTATGCCAAAAAAAACGCTGGACAAAAGCTATCAATACTTTGACCCCTTAA
- a CDS encoding DNA topoisomerase IB, which translates to MEKSFTHSSIDKIKGLKYVDSNITGFSRIKKGKGFSFVDQNKKPISDDKTLTRIKSLVIPPNWKKVWICPSKTGHLQATGYDIKGRKQYIYHPKWKALRKEDKFAMLLPFARGLGKLKKQIRKDLKRKEIDLQKVTALALQIMDLTSMRAGNQFYEKENGSFGLTTLKNRHLSIDKNKICFKYIGKKGVAQEKKITAKNLASLLKKVKAIPGQQLFQFEDSNHKIQQLDSGHLNAYLYHVYQQHITCKTFRTWNACYLCLEIFLNSEYSEDPKQRHNQVQETVKVVAKELGNSKGIALKHYILPEIICLYEDGSLSNWIRKNKSMPTGSRAKRIQDRLLKIITSKT; encoded by the coding sequence ATGGAAAAATCCTTTACCCATAGTTCAATCGATAAGATTAAAGGTCTTAAGTATGTTGACAGTAATATTACCGGCTTTTCAAGAATTAAAAAGGGTAAAGGGTTTTCCTTTGTTGACCAAAATAAAAAACCTATTTCCGACGATAAAACCCTTACTAGGATCAAATCCTTGGTCATACCTCCGAATTGGAAGAAAGTTTGGATCTGTCCCTCTAAAACTGGTCATTTACAGGCCACAGGCTACGATATAAAAGGCAGAAAACAATATATCTATCATCCCAAATGGAAAGCTCTGCGAAAGGAAGATAAATTTGCCATGCTCCTACCCTTCGCTCGAGGTCTCGGTAAATTAAAAAAACAGATCAGGAAAGATTTAAAGCGCAAAGAAATTGACCTTCAAAAAGTAACAGCTTTGGCTCTACAGATCATGGATCTAACCTCCATGCGAGCTGGCAATCAATTTTATGAGAAAGAGAACGGATCCTTTGGATTGACTACATTGAAAAATCGACATCTATCCATCGATAAAAATAAGATCTGTTTTAAATATATAGGTAAGAAGGGTGTTGCTCAAGAAAAAAAAATAACTGCAAAAAACTTAGCCAGTTTATTGAAAAAGGTAAAAGCAATACCTGGACAGCAATTATTTCAATTTGAAGACAGTAACCATAAAATCCAGCAATTGGATTCTGGACATTTAAATGCATATCTATATCATGTTTATCAACAGCACATTACCTGCAAAACATTTAGGACTTGGAATGCCTGTTATCTATGCCTAGAAATATTTTTAAACAGCGAATATTCCGAAGACCCAAAACAGCGCCATAATCAGGTTCAAGAAACTGTCAAAGTGGTAGCCAAAGAATTGGGGAACAGTAAAGGCATAGCGTTAAAGCATTACATCCTGCCAGAAATAATCTGTCTGTATGAAGATGGAAGTTTAAGTAACTGGATAAGAAAAAATAAAAGCATGCCCACAGGGTCAAGGGCTAAAAGAATCCAAGATAGATTATTAAAAATTATTACATCAAAAACATAG
- a CDS encoding efflux RND transporter periplasmic adaptor subunit, with translation MQSINKTKQLLLCLGFACILSSCNSSSTKSEKAAETEEGHEHEHGATEKTTITSLTEEQIKEVGIQFGQIEQKNLTARITANGVLNVPNNNRSNVTPLYGGVIQSLNVQLGDHVRKGQTIATIINPQFIQLQEDYLNANNEIQAAEQELQRQQELNAGNAGVKRNLQNAVSNLNILRTKKASSAKQLQLLGINPNAISTSNLRSALTITSPINGVVSNIFAKLGSYVDVSSPIVEVVDNSMIHLDLQVFERDLPKLKVGQEISFTTTNNPSKNYTARISQIGASFENESKTIAIHSMVIGDKSGLIDGMNTSGSISVEDVTTAAVPDEAIVESEGKTFIFIETDKKPEAEHEDHEHAAGEEHDHAGEHEHPEEPHVHKEGEEHNHTETSKPINFEKIEVVRGVSSMGYTGITPIIEIPANSRIVIKNAFFINAKMVGTVGHSH, from the coding sequence ATGCAATCCATCAATAAAACAAAACAACTATTACTCTGCTTAGGCTTTGCATGCATATTATCTTCCTGTAATAGCAGTTCTACTAAATCAGAAAAAGCTGCGGAGACTGAAGAAGGCCATGAACATGAACATGGCGCTACGGAAAAAACAACCATCACTTCCCTAACAGAGGAACAGATCAAGGAGGTGGGCATTCAATTTGGACAGATCGAACAGAAAAATCTGACGGCCAGGATCACTGCCAACGGGGTATTAAATGTACCCAATAACAACCGTTCCAACGTCACCCCTTTATACGGAGGCGTAATTCAATCCCTGAATGTTCAATTAGGAGATCATGTCAGGAAGGGACAAACGATAGCGACCATTATCAATCCGCAGTTCATCCAACTTCAAGAAGACTATCTCAATGCCAACAATGAAATCCAAGCTGCTGAACAGGAGCTTCAACGTCAGCAAGAACTAAATGCCGGCAATGCAGGGGTAAAAAGAAACCTTCAAAACGCAGTGAGCAACTTGAATATATTAAGGACTAAAAAAGCCTCTTCCGCCAAACAACTCCAACTCTTGGGGATAAACCCCAATGCCATCTCAACTTCTAATCTGAGGTCTGCATTAACTATCACGAGCCCAATCAATGGAGTGGTATCCAATATTTTTGCTAAATTGGGCAGCTATGTAGATGTCTCCTCTCCTATAGTAGAAGTAGTTGACAATAGCATGATCCACCTAGACCTGCAGGTCTTTGAAAGGGATTTGCCTAAATTAAAGGTAGGACAGGAAATCAGTTTTACCACGACCAACAATCCGAGTAAGAACTATACCGCAAGGATATCGCAAATTGGGGCTTCATTTGAAAATGAAAGCAAGACCATCGCCATCCATAGTATGGTCATTGGAGACAAATCTGGTCTGATTGACGGCATGAATACCTCGGGTTCCATAAGTGTGGAAGATGTCACAACAGCGGCAGTGCCTGACGAGGCTATAGTAGAATCAGAGGGAAAAACCTTCATTTTTATCGAAACCGATAAAAAACCGGAAGCAGAACATGAAGACCATGAACATGCTGCTGGCGAGGAACATGATCACGCAGGCGAACATGAACACCCCGAAGAGCCACATGTTCATAAGGAAGGTGAAGAACATAATCATACTGAAACCTCCAAGCCTATTAATTTTGAAAAAATAGAAGTTGTTAGAGGCGTTTCCAGTATGGGCTATACCGGTATTACCCCAATTATTGAAATACCAGCTAACAGCAGGATCGTAATAAAGAATGCTTTCTTTATCAATGCCAAAATGGTAGGTACAGTTGGGCATAGCCATTAA
- a CDS encoding PAS domain-containing sensor histidine kinase — protein sequence MLPEDYKFLNEILNYSPLATAIYDSPDLRIAFVNEAMLEMWCAKRDISGKLFSEVFPSFKESGFSAILENVWHSGKSYTATDKEAEILKDGIPIKRFFDFEYKALTDENNKTYAILHTSIDVTEKNVALKTIESHVQHLNYNNELELITNTLVHDAKNPISIARIAIENIRKKHLDQNNDFKDWLYVIEDALCSLTQIIDKTSLLSEARTYKIGKKVVHISEKVNHWINEAKFIHQVTELKIDLGELHPINAEPNSLNQVFSNLINNAIKYSSQKDQPMLSIDSERDENGIYYYIRDNGIGIPTAEMGEIFSNMHRASNAGNFHGNGIGLFIVKRMMEKLQGKIEVSSEINQGTAVKLYFPDN from the coding sequence ATGCTACCTGAAGATTACAAATTTTTAAACGAAATCCTTAATTATTCTCCGTTAGCGACTGCTATATACGATAGTCCTGATTTACGTATTGCTTTTGTCAATGAGGCTATGTTAGAAATGTGGTGCGCCAAGCGGGATATTAGCGGTAAACTATTCAGTGAAGTTTTTCCTTCCTTCAAAGAAAGTGGATTTTCAGCAATATTGGAAAATGTATGGCATAGCGGAAAGAGTTATACCGCAACAGATAAAGAGGCTGAAATCCTGAAGGACGGAATTCCAATCAAACGTTTTTTTGATTTTGAATATAAGGCCTTAACGGATGAGAACAATAAGACCTATGCTATATTACATACTTCTATCGATGTAACAGAGAAAAATGTTGCACTCAAAACCATTGAATCCCATGTTCAGCATTTAAATTATAATAATGAATTGGAATTGATTACCAATACCTTAGTGCATGATGCCAAAAACCCAATTTCCATTGCAAGGATTGCTATAGAAAATATCCGTAAAAAGCATTTGGATCAAAACAATGATTTCAAGGACTGGTTATATGTGATTGAAGATGCCCTTTGCAGCTTGACACAGATCATCGACAAAACCTCTCTTTTGAGCGAGGCAAGAACATATAAAATTGGCAAAAAGGTAGTTCATATTTCGGAGAAGGTTAACCATTGGATCAATGAGGCCAAATTTATTCACCAGGTAACAGAACTGAAAATAGATTTGGGAGAATTACATCCCATTAATGCTGAGCCAAACTCCTTAAATCAGGTTTTTTCTAACCTTATTAATAATGCCATCAAATATTCCTCTCAAAAAGATCAACCTATGTTGAGTATTGATAGCGAAAGGGATGAAAATGGGATTTATTATTATATCAGGGATAATGGGATTGGAATACCAACAGCTGAAATGGGCGAAATATTTTCCAATATGCATAGAGCTTCGAATGCAGGTAATTTCCACGGTAACGGAATAGGTTTGTTCATCGTAAAGCGGATGATGGAAAAGCTTCAGGGAAAAATAGAAGTAAGCAGTGAAATCAATCAAGGAACAGCGGTCAAACTCTATTTTCCCGATAATTGA
- a CDS encoding PA2169 family four-helix-bundle protein — protein sequence MENNEKKIDLVNRAVEINNDRIKGYKKAIEIAGDANLRELQVLFQQYIEQSRQFIIELSPCLEQFGQEPTEDSNFTGKIFRIWMDIKSAISPSISQAILESCEKGEDEFKETYKEILSDSLDDYQDLTGILQQQLATQLEAHQHIKELRDF from the coding sequence ATGGAAAATAACGAAAAGAAAATAGACTTAGTGAATCGAGCAGTTGAAATAAACAATGACCGTATTAAAGGGTACAAGAAAGCAATAGAAATTGCAGGCGATGCGAATCTACGGGAGTTACAGGTTTTGTTTCAGCAATACATTGAGCAATCACGTCAATTTATCATTGAGTTAAGCCCTTGCTTAGAGCAGTTTGGGCAAGAGCCGACAGAGGACAGTAATTTTACCGGTAAAATTTTCAGGATTTGGATGGATATCAAATCTGCCATTTCACCTTCCATATCTCAGGCTATCTTGGAGAGTTGCGAGAAAGGTGAGGATGAATTCAAAGAAACCTATAAGGAAATTTTAAGCGATAGTTTAGATGACTATCAAGACTTGACAGGGATTCTGCAGCAACAACTTGCTACTCAATTGGAAGCTCATCAACACATCAAAGAGTTAAGAGATTTTTAA
- a CDS encoding glycosyltransferase family 4 protein gives MKILIIGTYPPRKCGIATFTHDLFNSIMDNSNEVDVIAITDGSEHSFPPEVKRTIKRNEKIDYLESADWANNQRYHCCIIQHEFGIFGGEAGEFILDFMLRVNFQIISNLHTILQNPNPQEFRVIQKLSILSDKITVMTQRGIEMMETVYHVNPNRLTLIPHGVPNFKLSKEEAKSILGLEDKKVMLSFGLLGRSKGYEIAIEATSKIRSDNFVYIILGATHPNVLKEEGDTYKNSLMQQAGNLNLSGKVFFVNHFVNDETLQQYLKACDIYVTPYPNESQMSSGTLSFALGAGAAVISTPYWYAKDLLAEGRGVLFDFNDASGLANCINELIEKPWLMESYQKRAESFGKSMSWINVGKLHLSLISSILNPKAKIQSIIYQDKTMKFLDPGKSKNLISS, from the coding sequence ATGAAAATTTTGATTATTGGCACTTACCCGCCTAGGAAATGTGGAATAGCAACTTTTACGCATGATTTATTTAACTCCATCATGGATAATTCCAATGAAGTTGATGTCATCGCTATCACCGACGGTTCTGAACATTCATTTCCTCCTGAGGTTAAAAGGACCATTAAAAGAAATGAAAAAATAGATTATTTAGAATCAGCAGATTGGGCAAACAATCAACGCTACCATTGTTGCATAATACAGCATGAATTCGGAATTTTCGGAGGTGAGGCGGGAGAATTCATTTTGGATTTCATGCTACGGGTCAACTTTCAAATAATCAGCAATCTGCATACTATCCTTCAAAATCCCAATCCTCAAGAGTTCAGGGTCATCCAAAAATTAAGCATCCTTAGTGATAAGATTACGGTCATGACACAGCGGGGAATTGAAATGATGGAAACAGTTTACCATGTCAACCCCAATCGACTTACATTGATTCCACATGGTGTCCCGAACTTTAAGTTAAGCAAGGAAGAAGCAAAATCAATTTTAGGTCTGGAAGATAAAAAGGTCATGCTATCATTCGGACTACTTGGAAGAAGCAAGGGGTATGAAATTGCCATTGAAGCTACCTCAAAAATCCGTTCGGACAATTTTGTTTATATCATCCTCGGTGCTACCCACCCAAATGTATTAAAAGAGGAAGGAGATACTTATAAGAATAGTTTGATGCAACAGGCAGGCAATCTTAATCTTTCAGGCAAGGTATTTTTTGTGAATCACTTTGTAAATGATGAGACATTACAACAATATCTTAAAGCCTGTGATATCTATGTAACGCCATATCCAAATGAAAGCCAAATGAGCAGTGGGACCCTATCCTTTGCACTTGGTGCTGGAGCGGCCGTAATTTCAACGCCATATTGGTATGCCAAGGATCTTTTGGCTGAAGGTAGAGGGGTGCTATTTGATTTCAATGATGCTTCAGGATTGGCAAATTGCATCAATGAATTGATTGAAAAGCCATGGTTGATGGAGAGTTATCAAAAGCGAGCTGAAAGTTTTGGTAAATCCATGTCTTGGATAAATGTGGGGAAACTACATTTGAGCTTAATATCCTCCATTCTTAATCCGAAAGCAAAAATTCAGAGCATAATATACCAAGATAAAACAATGAAGTTCCTAGATCCTGGAAAATCTAAGAACTTAATTTCTTCATAA
- a CDS encoding glycoside hydrolase family 130 protein: MGITINRKNILFKPKLDRVLARRFNLSPERSKRIIERVMKLSDEKKNALITQILRNYARRHRSVLNVLERNYKLKAQEIKDLQIDAKKLTEVEKLLIGSYFTMEYSIEAAAYFNPSIVISPDQSQTHEGEKRVILSFRAVGEGHLSSIVFRSGIIDKNLNIELDEVGILLDKPKHVKNYRYKKDDFIEKLMQMHTVQDDIKEIIEKKLTETFTYDELMRFVKEIEEDNEMTHDNQILMHQIMWLASSHYEISYSLDTSISERVIFPISDTEKNGIEDARFVAFKSEKGNTTYYATYTAYDGHTILPKLLSTKDFINFKVQPINGKIANKGAALFPRKINGKYVMLCRIDGENSYVSFSDSITNWHGEIHLVAEPEFPWEFIQVGNCGSPLETEKGWLVITHSVGPMREYVIGAMLLDLHDPSKVLGKLTEPLLFANEEERNGYVPNVLYSCGQIIHNNQLILPYAYSDHESTYATICLDELLNTLLEEGNP, from the coding sequence ATGGGAATAACAATAAACCGAAAGAATATACTTTTTAAACCAAAGTTGGATAGGGTATTGGCTCGCCGATTCAACCTTTCACCCGAAAGGTCAAAAAGGATTATTGAAAGGGTAATGAAATTAAGCGATGAAAAGAAGAATGCATTGATCACCCAGATTTTAAGAAATTATGCACGTAGACATCGCAGTGTTTTGAATGTATTGGAGCGAAACTATAAACTCAAAGCCCAGGAAATCAAAGACCTCCAGATTGATGCCAAGAAATTAACGGAAGTTGAAAAATTACTGATCGGATCGTATTTTACCATGGAATATTCTATTGAAGCTGCTGCCTACTTCAATCCGTCCATCGTGATATCACCGGACCAATCCCAAACGCATGAAGGAGAGAAAAGGGTGATATTGAGCTTTAGGGCAGTCGGAGAAGGGCATTTATCTTCCATCGTTTTCCGTTCGGGAATCATAGACAAAAATCTAAACATCGAACTTGATGAAGTAGGTATTTTATTGGATAAACCTAAACATGTCAAGAATTACCGATATAAGAAAGATGATTTTATAGAAAAACTGATGCAAATGCATACCGTTCAGGATGATATTAAAGAAATCATTGAAAAGAAATTGACGGAGACTTTTACCTATGATGAATTGATGCGATTTGTCAAGGAAATCGAAGAAGATAATGAGATGACCCATGACAATCAGATTCTGATGCATCAGATCATGTGGTTGGCCTCATCACATTATGAGATTTCGTATTCCTTGGATACATCGATCTCTGAACGAGTGATTTTTCCGATAAGTGATACCGAAAAAAATGGGATTGAGGACGCGAGATTTGTAGCTTTCAAAAGCGAAAAAGGCAATACAACCTATTATGCAACTTATACCGCATATGATGGCCATACCATCCTCCCCAAACTGCTTTCGACCAAAGATTTCATCAACTTCAAGGTTCAACCTATCAACGGGAAAATTGCTAATAAAGGGGCTGCACTTTTTCCTCGAAAGATCAATGGGAAATATGTCATGCTCTGCCGGATAGATGGAGAAAACAGTTATGTGTCCTTCTCCGATTCCATTACCAATTGGCATGGTGAAATCCATTTGGTCGCTGAACCTGAGTTTCCTTGGGAGTTTATCCAAGTCGGGAATTGTGGATCCCCTCTCGAAACGGAGAAAGGTTGGCTGGTGATTACCCACTCTGTAGGTCCCATGCGAGAATATGTGATCGGCGCCATGCTTCTCGACCTACATGATCCTAGCAAAGTCCTGGGAAAATTAACAGAACCACTGTTGTTTGCCAATGAAGAAGAAAGAAATGGGTATGTGCCGAATGTGCTCTATTCCTGCGGACAGATCATCCATAACAATCAATTGATTTTGCCATATGCATATTCTGACCATGAGTCTACTTATGCAACGATATGCTTAGATGAATTGCTCAACACCTTGTTGGAGGAAGGAAATCCCTAG
- a CDS encoding CinA family protein, giving the protein MMKINEEKLNRIGEYLQSKKLKLSLAESMPAGFFTSIWSLQTEAGEYLEGSVVCFSEKVKTHVLKVPKNLLETYSAESMEVTEAMLKSIMATIPADIHIAITGKAYDVKQTQKNQCETGDVFLSISNKGKIISKKYHFSESNAADVFICAFNACLDLLELEFELTAK; this is encoded by the coding sequence ATGATGAAGATAAATGAAGAAAAATTAAACAGGATTGGAGAATACCTCCAATCAAAAAAATTAAAACTATCCTTGGCAGAAAGTATGCCTGCTGGCTTTTTTACTAGTATATGGAGTTTGCAGACCGAAGCTGGGGAATATCTTGAGGGTTCAGTTGTCTGTTTCAGTGAAAAAGTAAAAACCCATGTTTTAAAAGTCCCTAAAAATCTTCTTGAAACTTATTCGGCAGAATCCATGGAAGTAACTGAAGCCATGCTAAAGAGCATAATGGCTACCATACCTGCCGATATACACATAGCCATTACGGGCAAAGCCTATGATGTCAAGCAGACCCAAAAAAATCAGTGTGAGACTGGTGACGTCTTTCTTTCTATTTCCAATAAGGGTAAAATAATTTCTAAAAAATATCATTTTTCAGAAAGCAATGCAGCCGATGTATTTATTTGTGCATTCAATGCCTGTTTAGATTTATTGGAATTAGAGTTTGAACTAACAGCTAAATAG
- a CDS encoding SDR family oxidoreductase, with the protein MKKKVQETNNPETKYPAPPFKKQPQSPPGETKLMDPLPDHGENSYVGHGLMEGKVVIITGGDSGIGKAIAIAMAREGADIVIAYKDEIENEDAYDTAEWVKQAGSKVILFKADLSEELNCKKLIEQCITEFKKIDVLINNAAYQMTYKDIEDITAEEWNKTFEVNLSAMFYLVKYAKKYIPAGGSIINTTSVNAYDPNPTLLPYAASKAAIQNFTSSLAQKFLEENTGIRVNAVAPGPIWTPLIPSTIPDHEKFGSNTPMGRPGQPEEIAPIYVFLASDAASYISGATIPATGGRVTI; encoded by the coding sequence ATGAAGAAGAAAGTACAAGAAACGAATAATCCAGAGACAAAATATCCAGCACCTCCATTTAAGAAACAGCCACAATCCCCTCCTGGGGAAACGAAATTAATGGATCCTTTACCCGATCATGGCGAGAACAGCTATGTTGGGCATGGATTAATGGAAGGGAAAGTTGTGATCATTACTGGCGGTGATTCGGGTATTGGCAAGGCAATCGCCATCGCCATGGCCAGGGAAGGCGCTGATATAGTCATTGCCTATAAGGATGAAATAGAGAACGAAGATGCCTATGATACTGCCGAATGGGTTAAACAAGCTGGTTCGAAGGTCATTCTATTTAAGGCTGATCTAAGTGAAGAACTCAATTGTAAAAAACTCATTGAGCAATGTATCACGGAATTTAAAAAAATAGATGTCCTTATAAACAATGCGGCCTATCAGATGACCTATAAGGATATTGAAGATATCACTGCGGAAGAATGGAACAAAACATTTGAAGTAAATTTAAGTGCGATGTTTTATTTGGTAAAATATGCAAAAAAGTATATCCCTGCTGGCGGAAGTATTATCAATACGACCTCGGTGAATGCCTATGATCCTAACCCAACCTTGTTGCCTTATGCAGCCAGTAAGGCCGCCATACAAAACTTCACCTCTAGCTTGGCGCAGAAATTCCTTGAGGAAAACACAGGCATTCGGGTAAATGCCGTTGCTCCAGGTCCTATTTGGACACCATTGATTCCCAGTACGATTCCCGACCATGAAAAATTTGGAAGCAATACGCCTATGGGCAGACCTGGACAACCCGAAGAGATTGCTCCCATATATGTTTTCCTTGCTTCAGATGCGGCATCCTATATTTCAGGAGCTACAATCCCAGCAACCGGTGGAAGGGTTACTATTTAG